In the Phaseolus vulgaris cultivar G19833 chromosome 7, P. vulgaris v2.0, whole genome shotgun sequence genome, one interval contains:
- the LOC137828894 gene encoding ethylene-insensitive protein 2.2 codes for MEAETLTANHPPSFLHRSLPAVVPTLLISIGYVDPGKWVAIVEGGARFGFDLMAFALIFNFAAIFCQYISAKIGVITGKDLAQICSDEYDSWTCMLLGVQAELSVIVLDLNLILGMAHGLNILFGWDLFACVFLTATGAVFHLLLFVLLDIEKAKIVGLFVSGFVFLTFVLGTLINQPDIPLSINGILTKLSGESAFVLMSLLGATLVPHNFYLHSSIVQWHQGSTTISKDALCHNHFLAIICVFSGLYLVNNVLMNAGANEFYSMGLVLTTFQDALSPMEQVLRSPIAMLAFLLILFFANQTTALTWSFGGEVVVHSFLKLDIPGWLHYATIRVIAVLPALYCVWSSGAEGMYQLLIFTQIVVALQLPSSVIPLFRIASSRSIMGVHKIPQFVEFLALIIFIGMLVLNIVFVVEMIFGSSDWVGNLRWNVGNGVSLSYLVLLCTAFASFCLMLWLAATPLKSASIQLDEAWNWGMPQAIPEPRIDSEETDLSEKSYHGDASVQVMEPSPALTRTLEYSELPVASFLHELPETILEPDVPVITVRETHSFTSFPCSPTPVVKESISTSESEAVAAASTETSGIRLVDAKTLKTETSASVEKTVEDSIAERDDDDGDLWETEEISKVVSLAPSSAPDGPASFRSLSGKSDDGGNSLGSLSRLAGLGRGARRQLAAILDEFWGQLYDFHGQFTQEAKAKKLDVLLGVDSRLTGSLQKMDTCGKEYPEKWISAGSIPDSLMNSASYDSPRQHRMQSNFEPSYGPRRSYSSVRTNPMQFMDEYVQTSNRNLLSAGERRYSSVRNVPTSRSWDYQPTTVHGYQVASYINQIGKETNSDNLNGLMESPSMGIMSNYRNSIGNTNNNYRNSIALAMGQKLQNGSGLSQPPGFQNIAVPKNSQLPSERSCYGPADNSVSSVNAKKYHSLPDISGYAIPHRDAYISDKSAPWDGSVGGYRSSTGRTHHEQSLYSNSGSRAGAPLAFDVLSPSKVYSNVLSSQLSSGLGTGSLWSRQPFEQFGVDDRVHSASTEDVGNRRSAITQETTSVVDIDGKLLQSFRSCILKLLKLEGSDWLFKQNDGADEDLIDRVAAREKFFSEVETTEMNQANAMGEARYFSSDGKTFSSMKNNEANWSNFSVTSIPNCGEGCVWRADIVISFGVWCIHRVLDLSLMESRPELWGKYTYVLNRLQGIIDLAFSKPRCPMTACFCLQVPMTYQIKSSSPPSNGMLPPASKPGRGKCTTASVVFEMVKDVEIAISSRKGRTGTAAGDVAFPKGKENLASVLKRYKRRLSNKPVGTQEGIRKIPTSAPYNS; via the exons ATGGAAGCAGAGACTTTGACTGCTAATCACCCTCCCAGTTTTCTTCACCGGTCGCTTCCTGCCGTTGTGCCTACCCTTTTGATTTCAATAGGATATGTTGACCCTGGAAAGTGGGTGGCAATTGTTGAAGGAGGTGCACGATTCGGATTTGATCTGATGGCTTTCGCACTTATCTTCAATTTTGCAGCAATCTTCTGTCAATACATATCAGCGAAGATTGGTGTTATCACAGGGAAAGATCTTGCTCAG ATTTGCAGTGATGAGTACGATAGCTGGACATGCATGCTTCTTGGAGTTCAAGCAGAACTTTCGGTGATCGTGCTAGACCTTAACTTG ATATTGGGCATGGCACATGGATTAAATATTCTTTTTGGGTGGGACTTGTTCGCTTGTGTCTTTTTAACTGCTACTGGCGCTGTTTTCCATCTCCTTCTTTTTGTCCTCCTT GACATTGAGAAGGCCAAGATCGTGGGCCTGTTTGTGTCAGGTTTTGTATTTCTTACATTTGTACTTGGAACACTCATTAATCAACCAGACATTCCATTATCCATTAATGGAATACTAACAAAGTTGAGTGGGGAGAGTGCATTTGTGCTGATGAGTCTCTTAGGAGCAACTCTTGTGCCTCACAACTTCTACCTTCATTCCTCTATTGTACAG TGGCATCAGGGATCAACTACTATTTCTAAGGATGCTCTATGTCATAACCATTTTTTGGCCATCATATGTGTATTCAGTGGCCTTTATTTGGTAAATAATGTGCTGATGAATGCTGGAGCAAATGAGTTCTACAGTATGGGTCTTGTTTTAACTACTTTTCAGGACGCATTATCTCCAATGGAACAG GTGTTACGTAGTCCAATAGCGATGCTTGCTTTTTTACTCATTCTGTTTTTCGCAAATCAAACAACAGCATTAACTTGGAGCTTTGGTGGAGAAGTAGTTGTGCATAGTTTCTTAAAATTGGACATTCCAGGTTGGCTTCATTATGCTACGATTAGAGTAATTGCCGTTTTGCCCGCCCTTTATTGTGTTTGGAGTTCCGGAGCTGAAGGGATGTATCAACTACTTATATTCACTCAGATTGTGGTAGCTTTGCAACTTCCATCTTCTGTGATCCCTCTTTTTCGGATCGCCTCATCTAGATCAATAATGGGGGTACACAAGATCCCTCAATTTGTGGAATTTTTGGCCTTGATCATATTTATTGGGATGCTTGTCTTGAATATTGTCTTTGTTGTAGAAATGATATTTGGTAGTAGTGATTGGGTGGGCAATTTGAGATGGAACGTGGGGAATGGTGTCTCTCTCTCTTATTTGGTTCTTCTTTGCACTGCTTTTGCATCATTCTGTTTGATGCTTTGGTTAGCTGCCACACCATTAAAATCTGCAAGTATTCAATTAGATGAAGCATGGAACTGGGGCATGCCACAGGCTATACCAGAACCCCGGATTGATAGTGAAGAAACAGATTTAAGTGAAAAAAGTTATCATGGAGATGCATCAGTTCAGGTGATGGAACCATCACCAGCTCTAACAAGGACCCTGGAATATTCAGAACTACCTGTTGCAAGTTTTCTTCATGAACTACCTGAAACTATTTTGGAGCCTGATGTTCCTGTGATTACGGTAAGGGAGACTCATTCATTTACATCATTTCCTTGCTCCCCAACACCTGTTGTTAAGGAATCAATTTCCACTTCAGAATCAGAGGCAGTGGCGGCTGCAAGTACTGAGACTTCTGGTATTAGATTGGTAGATGCCAAAACTTTAAAAACAGAAACTAGTGCCTCTGTGGAGAAAACTGTAGAAGATTCAATTGCCGAAagggatgatgatgatggagaCTTATGGGAAACTGAAGAAATATCAAAAGTGGTCTCACTAGCCCCATCTTCAGCACCCGATGGCCCAGCATCATTCAGGAGTCTTAGTGGAAAAAGTGATGATGGAGGTAATAGCCTTGGAAGTCTTTCAAGATTAGCAGGTTTAGGGCGTGGTGCAAGACGTCAACTAGCTGCTATTCTTGACGAATTCTGGGGACAGCTTTATGATTTTCATGGTCAATTTACCCAGGAAGCTAAGGCTAAGAAACTTGATGTTTTACTGGGAGTGGATTCAAGACTCACTGGTTCTTTGCAGAAAATGGATACATGTGGAAAGGAATATCCTGAGAAATGGATATCTGCAGGAAGTATACCGGATAGTTTGATGAACTCTGCCTCATATGACTCTCCCAGGCAGCATAGGATGCAAAGTAATTTTGAGCCTTCCTATGGGCCTCGAAGGAGTTATTCCTCAGTGCGGACAAATCCCATGCAGTTTATGGATGAATATGTTCAGACCTCGAACCGCAATCTCCTCAGTGCTGGTGAAAGGCGTTATTCCAGTGTGCGCAATGTACCTACATCCAGGTCCTGGGATTATCAGCCAACTACTGTACATGGTTATCAGGTTGCATCATATATTAATCAGATTGGTAAAGAGACAAATTCTGATAACTTAAATGGTCTGATGGAATCCCCTTCCATGGGTATTATGAGCAACTACAGGAATTCTATTGGTAACACAAACAACAACTACCGGAATTCTATTGCACTTGCCATGGGGCAAAAGTTGCAAAATGGTTCAGGTTTAAGCCAACCCCCAGGCTTCCAGAACATTGCTGTCCCTAAGAATAGCCAATTGCCGTCTGAGAGGTCCTGCTATGGACCTGCGGATAATTCGGTCAGTTCAGTTAATGCTAAGAAGTACCACAGTTTGCCTGACATTTCAGGATATGCCATCCCTCACAGGGATGCTTACATATCTGATAAGAGTGCTCCATGGGATGGTTCTGTTGGTGGATATAGATCTTCTACGGGTAGGACTCATCATGAACAGTCATTATATTCAAATTCCGGATCAAGGGCAGGAGCTCCTTTAGCCTTCGATGTACTCTCTCCGTCAAAAGTTTACAGCAATGTACTTTCTTCCCAGTTGAGTTCTGGTTTGGGTACTGGATCCCTCTGGTCCAGACAACCTTTCGAGCAGTTTGGGGTGGATGATAGAGTTCATAGTGCTTCAACAGAAGATGTTGGAAATAGACGTAGTGCAATTACTCAAGAAACTACTTCGGTTGTGGATATAGATGGCAAGCTTCTTCAATCTTTTAGAAGTTGTATTTTGAAACTCTTAAAATTGGAAGGTTCTGATTGGCTGTTTAAACAGAATGATGGGGCTGATGAAGATCTGATTGACCGGGTTGCTGCAAGGGAGAAATTTTTCTCTGAAGTTGAAACCACAGAGATGAATCAAGCAAATGCTATGGGAGAAGCTCGGTATTTTTCTTCTGATGGGAAGACTTTTTCTTCAATGAAGAATAATGAGGCAAATTGGTCTAATTTTTCTGTGACCTCAATCCCCAACTGTGGGGAAGGATGTGTATGGAGAGCAGACATAGTTATAAGCTTTGGGGTGTGGTGTATCCACCGTGTTCTTGACCTCTCACTGATGGAGAGCCGACCAGAGCTGTGGGGCAAGTACACTTATGTACTCAATCGCTTGCAG GGTATAATTGATCTGGCTTTCTCCAAGCCTCGTTGTCCCATGACCGCATGCTTTTGCCTTCAAGTTCCCATGACGTATCAGATAAAGTCAAGCTCACCTCCTTCGAACGGGATGCTGCCCCCTGCTTCAAAACCAGGGCGCGGAAAATGCACAACTGCATCTGTGGTGTTTGAGATGGTGAAGGATGTGGAAATAGCAATCTCTAGCCGGAAAGGTCGTACAGGAACTGCTGCTGGTGATGTAGCCTTCCCAAAGGGAAAGGAGAATTTGGCATCTGTTCTCAAACGGTACAAGCGTAGATTATCCAACAAACCAGTTGGCACTCAAGAAGGGATTCGCAAGATTCCCACATCAGCACCATACAACTCTTAG